A stretch of the Planktothricoides raciborskii GIHE-MW2 genome encodes the following:
- the blaOXA gene encoding class D beta-lactamase, which yields MTRFWRLTIWLFSWTIVAFIQVQKIPEPSKAASTMPKSVIDNQLLVEGDDRLDFGRHFREMAVEGSIIIYDLKNQRFSEHNPQRNMTAFPPASTFKILNSLIALETGAIADEIAVLTWDGIERELPQWNRDLNMKEAFKLSAVWFYQVLARRVGYARMQEWVSKAAYGNQKIGDREDIDKFWLDGELRISPEEQIQFLRRLYDNKLPFSEKSIAIVKDIMINEKTPEYTIRAKTGWFGFGNDAIANIGWYVGYVETGDNVYFFATNIDIRDEKDGAARIQLTRRCLQDMGVL from the coding sequence ATGACGCGATTCTGGCGATTGACTATTTGGCTATTTTCATGGACTATTGTAGCATTTATCCAGGTGCAAAAAATACCAGAGCCATCAAAAGCGGCATCAACCATGCCGAAATCAGTAATTGATAATCAGCTTTTGGTAGAGGGGGACGATCGTCTTGATTTTGGCAGACATTTCCGGGAAATGGCTGTTGAAGGTTCTATCATAATTTATGATTTGAAAAATCAGCGGTTTTCTGAACATAACCCCCAACGAAATATGACAGCTTTTCCCCCGGCATCAACTTTTAAGATTCTCAATTCTTTGATTGCTTTAGAAACTGGGGCGATCGCCGATGAGATTGCCGTTTTGACTTGGGATGGAATTGAACGAGAACTTCCCCAATGGAATCGAGACTTAAATATGAAAGAGGCATTTAAACTTTCTGCGGTTTGGTTTTATCAAGTTCTCGCCCGTCGAGTGGGATACGCACGAATGCAAGAATGGGTGAGTAAAGCCGCTTATGGTAATCAAAAGATTGGCGATAGAGAGGATATTGATAAGTTTTGGTTGGATGGTGAATTACGCATTAGTCCTGAAGAGCAAATTCAATTTCTCCGTCGTCTATATGATAATAAATTACCTTTTTCTGAAAAGTCAATAGCGATTGTTAAAGATATTATGATTAATGAAAAAACGCCAGAATACACTATCAGAGCAAAGACAGGGTGGTTCGGTTTTGGCAACGATGCGATCGCCAATATTGGCTGGTATGTTGGTTATGTGGAAACCGGAGATAATGTTTACTTTTTTGCCACTAATATTGATATTCGCGATGAGAAAGATGGAGCGGCTCGAATCCAGTTGACTCGTCGCTGTTTACAGGATATGGGAGTGCTTTGA
- a CDS encoding endonuclease NucS domain-containing protein yields MVNFVNLRQTGSGWEFESEAALEDFLEENLPALFGLHPLKRQHYVNEQFCDIVAAGDNKNLVILELKNTEDRYVVQQLTRYYDGLREQQAFSDQVDYSQPVRLVAIAPSFHRDNLIDRKYHTLAFQFLKFSVISEDEKFYFQIIDIDTEEQSILQISQIQTQEPGVIASPPRRLQTMLTQCNDQTKYEILRIREHLLTFDRRMQEFSSNGIIKYGNNQGKSSKICAELCTDSQSNIILFLWLPYKGGKSQRVGRARIWTDWQGHALIEGYVSSGIGAQITSQKKVIANLIEKFNPEDYQSSVYWRNARKWNRYYLKEFKRIQKQIEEEQPISWEDLKLRDKLQQFLEELRREKLSLKNPCKPLNYLVDLSLNKWLERL; encoded by the coding sequence ATGGTTAATTTTGTCAACTTAAGACAAACCGGCAGCGGTTGGGAGTTTGAAAGTGAAGCGGCTTTAGAGGATTTTCTGGAGGAAAATTTACCGGCTTTATTCGGGCTACACCCTTTGAAAAGGCAACATTATGTGAATGAGCAATTTTGCGATATTGTCGCCGCTGGGGATAATAAAAATTTAGTGATTTTGGAGTTGAAAAATACCGAGGATCGCTATGTGGTGCAACAGCTAACTCGTTATTATGATGGGTTGCGGGAACAACAAGCATTTAGCGACCAAGTAGACTATAGTCAGCCCGTTCGGTTAGTGGCGATCGCGCCCAGTTTCCACCGGGACAACTTGATTGACCGAAAATATCATACTTTGGCTTTTCAATTCCTGAAGTTTTCCGTGATTTCAGAAGATGAAAAATTCTATTTTCAGATCATTGATATAGATACAGAAGAACAATCGATATTACAAATCAGTCAAATTCAGACGCAAGAACCTGGGGTAATTGCTAGTCCACCTAGAAGACTTCAGACAATGCTGACTCAATGTAATGACCAGACCAAGTATGAAATTCTCAGAATCCGTGAACATTTACTAACCTTTGATAGGAGAATGCAGGAATTCTCTAGTAATGGAATTATCAAATATGGTAATAATCAGGGAAAAAGCAGTAAAATCTGTGCTGAATTATGTACCGATAGTCAATCTAATATAATTTTATTTTTATGGCTGCCTTACAAAGGAGGCAAAAGTCAGAGAGTTGGACGGGCAAGAATTTGGACTGATTGGCAGGGTCACGCTTTAATCGAAGGATATGTATCAAGTGGAATTGGGGCTCAAATCACATCACAGAAAAAAGTTATAGCAAATTTAATTGAAAAATTTAATCCTGAAGATTATCAGTCATCAGTTTATTGGAGAAATGCACGAAAATGGAACCGATATTATTTAAAAGAATTTAAGAGAATACAAAAGCAGATAGAAGAAGAACAGCCAATTAGTTGGGAGGATCTTAAATTGCGAGACAAGTTACAACAATTTTTAGAAGAATTGCGACGAGAAAAATTAAGTTTGAAAAATCCATGTAAACCATTAAATTATTTAGTGGATTTATCTTTGAATAAATGGTTAGAAAGATTATAG
- a CDS encoding clan AA aspartic protease, whose translation MIAGIVNGDFEAILSLSICGSDGKFYTQDAIVDTGFNGWLSLSPDLIDRLNLKWKRRGRAILGDGSECVFNIYEAVVLWDGVYLTIPIDEADSEPLVGMSLMEGYQLMVEVFEGGKVELCKVNTV comes from the coding sequence ATGATCGCAGGAATTGTCAACGGGGATTTTGAGGCGATTCTCTCGCTCTCAATATGTGGCTCTGATGGCAAATTTTACACACAAGATGCGATCGTAGACACAGGTTTTAATGGTTGGCTTTCATTGTCTCCAGATTTGATCGATCGCTTAAACCTGAAATGGAAAAGACGGGGACGCGCTATTCTCGGTGATGGTAGTGAATGCGTTTTTAACATCTACGAAGCCGTTGTACTTTGGGATGGGGTTTATCTGACGATCCCCATTGATGAAGCTGATTCAGAACCTCTTGTCGGAATGTCATTGATGGAAGGCTATCAACTCATGGTTGAAGTATTTGAAGGAGGCAAGGTAGAACTGTGCAAAGTAAACACGGTCTAA
- a CDS encoding histidine phosphatase family protein — protein MSQTIWIARHGNRLDFVRPEWFDTADRRYDPPLSKDGFVQAKQLAQRLKGENIRHIFASPFLRTVQTAHAVAEALDLPLKLEWGICEWLNPEWMSTKPETAPLAELVKKYPRIDLNYQSYLVPQYPEAPESVCLNRAAKTASYLAATFSEDILLVGHGATVLGSTMGFIPGVTDFDIRTPLCCLVKLVRENDQWAIPQSGSHWRIALNGDTSHLDEPISSRTTAWSIK, from the coding sequence ATGTCCCAAACTATTTGGATCGCCCGACACGGAAACCGCTTAGATTTTGTTCGCCCGGAATGGTTTGATACCGCCGATCGCCGCTACGATCCGCCCTTGTCTAAGGATGGATTTGTCCAAGCCAAACAACTGGCACAACGCTTAAAAGGGGAAAATATCCGGCATATTTTTGCCTCTCCTTTTTTGCGAACGGTGCAAACTGCCCATGCCGTCGCGGAAGCTTTAGATTTACCCTTGAAACTAGAATGGGGAATCTGTGAATGGCTAAATCCTGAGTGGATGTCTACTAAGCCAGAAACCGCACCTTTGGCAGAGTTGGTTAAAAAATATCCTCGCATTGACTTAAATTACCAATCTTATTTGGTGCCCCAATATCCCGAAGCCCCAGAATCAGTTTGTTTAAATCGGGCGGCGAAAACTGCCAGTTATTTGGCGGCTACTTTTTCTGAGGATATCCTGCTGGTGGGACATGGGGCGACGGTGTTGGGCAGCACAATGGGCTTTATTCCAGGAGTGACGGATTTTGATATTCGGACGCCTTTGTGTTGTTTGGTGAAGTTGGTTCGCGAGAATGACCAATGGGCGATTCCGCAAAGCGGATCGCATTGGCGAATCGCACTGAACGGGGATACGTCCCATCTGGATGAACCAATATCAAGCAGAACTACTGCTTGGTCTATCAAATAA
- a CDS encoding sodium-dependent bicarbonate transport family permease — MNSSLILSNILNPPVLFFFLGILAVLFKSDLEIPQPLPKLFSLYLLLAIGFKGGYEIDESGITPAIALTLLAAILMASIVPIYSFFILKIKLDAYNAAAIAATYGSISAVTFITASSLLTQLHINFGGHMVAALALMESPAIIVGLIIVRIFTSKDNENGSFSWGEVLRESFLNSSVFLLVGSLIIGILTGPKGWEKLEPFTQGIFYGVLCFFLLDMGLVAAKRIKDLQKTGSFLIGFSVLMPIVNAIIGILIAKVIGLSEGNALLFAVLCASASYIAVPAAMRMTVPQANPSLYVSMALGITFPFNIIVGIPVYLEIIKKLGFVL; from the coding sequence ATGAATTCCAGTCTGATCCTGTCCAATATCCTCAACCCGCCCGTCTTATTTTTCTTTTTGGGTATCTTAGCGGTTTTATTTAAATCTGACCTAGAAATCCCCCAACCGTTGCCCAAGCTATTTTCCCTCTATCTGCTGCTGGCGATCGGCTTTAAGGGAGGCTATGAAATTGACGAAAGCGGTATCACTCCAGCGATCGCCCTCACTCTGCTCGCCGCTATATTGATGGCGTCTATAGTACCCATTTACTCATTTTTCATCCTGAAAATCAAGCTGGATGCCTACAACGCAGCAGCGATCGCTGCCACCTACGGTTCCATTAGCGCCGTTACCTTCATCACCGCGAGCTCTTTGCTCACCCAACTTCACATCAACTTTGGCGGTCACATGGTCGCCGCCCTCGCCCTCATGGAATCTCCCGCCATCATTGTGGGTCTGATTATCGTGCGTATTTTCACCAGTAAAGACAATGAAAACGGTAGCTTCTCTTGGGGAGAAGTCCTGCGGGAATCCTTCCTCAACAGTTCCGTATTTCTCCTCGTAGGCAGTCTAATCATTGGTATTCTCACTGGCCCCAAAGGTTGGGAAAAGTTAGAGCCATTTACCCAAGGAATTTTTTACGGAGTCCTCTGTTTCTTCTTGCTGGATATGGGACTGGTAGCCGCCAAAAGAATCAAAGACTTGCAAAAAACCGGCTCCTTTCTCATTGGCTTCTCCGTCCTAATGCCAATTGTCAACGCCATTATCGGCATCCTCATTGCCAAAGTAATTGGACTCAGTGAAGGCAACGCCCTTCTGTTTGCGGTCCTCTGCGCTAGTGCCTCTTATATCGCCGTTCCCGCTGCCATGAGAATGACCGTTCCTCAAGCTAATCCCAGCCTTTACGTTTCAATGGCTCTCGGCATTACTTTTCCTTTCAATATCATTGTAGGGATTCCCGTGTACTTAGAAATCATCAAAAAATTGGGGTTCGTCCTCTAA
- a CDS encoding P-II family nitrogen regulator encodes MEIVKKVEIVTISLEMSKVLEVLEEVGITGYTVIRDVIGKGERGLTANDLEKDVLSNRYVMTVCTAEQEELLVEAIRPILKKFGGVCIVSDAKWIRH; translated from the coding sequence ATGGAAATCGTCAAAAAAGTAGAAATCGTCACCATTTCTTTGGAAATGTCCAAAGTCCTAGAAGTTTTAGAAGAAGTAGGAATTACCGGCTATACCGTGATCCGGGATGTCATCGGCAAAGGAGAGAGGGGGCTGACCGCCAACGATTTAGAAAAAGATGTCCTCAGCAACCGCTACGTGATGACCGTATGTACCGCAGAACAAGAGGAGTTGCTCGTAGAAGCCATCCGCCCCATCCTCAAAAAATTTGGCGGCGTTTGCATTGTCTCTGATGCCAAGTGGATCAGACATTAA
- a CDS encoding carbonic anhydrase: MPIQRIIQGLNQFHDNYFISHQELFEQLSHGQSPEVLFITCSDSRIDPNLLTQTQPGELFIIRNVGNLIPPYGALNSGEGAGIEYAVQALGIREIIICGHTHCGAMKGLLQLGNLAETMPLVYDWLKHTAEATRRLMFDNYKDYEPDKLLRLTIEQNILTQIENLETYPVIRSKLHSGNLHLHAWVYEIETGEILAYNASMGKFIPLEKEPFPVPDPLANMNNFH; this comes from the coding sequence ATGCCTATTCAGCGAATCATTCAAGGGTTAAATCAGTTTCACGACAACTACTTCATCAGTCACCAGGAACTATTTGAGCAGCTTTCTCACGGTCAGTCTCCTGAAGTTTTATTCATCACCTGTTCTGATTCCCGGATTGATCCCAATCTCCTGACCCAAACTCAACCCGGAGAACTATTCATCATTAGAAATGTGGGTAATCTCATTCCTCCTTATGGTGCTTTAAATAGTGGCGAAGGTGCGGGAATCGAATATGCAGTGCAAGCATTGGGTATTAGAGAAATTATCATCTGCGGTCATACCCACTGCGGGGCGATGAAAGGACTGCTACAACTGGGGAATCTTGCCGAAACCATGCCCTTGGTTTATGACTGGTTAAAGCATACTGCGGAAGCTACGCGCCGCCTGATGTTTGATAATTACAAAGACTATGAACCGGATAAGCTGTTGCGGTTGACTATCGAGCAAAACATTCTAACTCAGATAGAAAATCTAGAAACTTATCCGGTGATTCGTTCTAAGCTGCACAGTGGCAACCTTCATCTCCATGCCTGGGTTTATGAAATAGAAACGGGAGAAATCCTGGCTTACAACGCTAGTATGGGAAAGTTTATCCCGTTGGAGAAAGAGCCATTTCCTGTTCCCGATCCTCTGGCCAATATGAATAATTTTCACTAG
- a CDS encoding proton extrusion protein PcxA (involved in light-induced Na+-dependent proton extrusion), which translates to MKEKYWQPMIYDKMMKGQQWFLSTAERALEEAYQAALNIKTIESEELRQQREASSRYTPNVRDYFRADIQKQIQIINLRMAEFKISRYLLNISNKAFLEKLRVIDDVLGNYKNLEPDDSSALLPTQPEPQPVNPDFKTVIVKANISAPNQSSEKMDNLTDKTGVLPRSIGRTFKKIKTDLNPNAEAEVIQKFRSSRNKTKTSISFLVVLILVPILTQHVSKIFIFSPLVNQYFENETGQIFLNYEMKEEAFQELQAFEEEIKFTSLLGATPKLSVEEIESLVKEKAVEIAEDFRGKSRSAVSNIFADILATFSFGLILVTNRKKIAVLKSFLDEIVYGLSDSAKAFVIILFTDIFVGFHSPHGWEVVLEGLATHLGIAANKSAISLFIATVPVVLDTVFKYWIFRYLSRISPSAVATLRNMNE; encoded by the coding sequence ATGAAAGAAAAATATTGGCAGCCAATGATTTATGACAAGATGATGAAGGGGCAACAATGGTTTTTATCGACTGCCGAAAGAGCTTTAGAGGAAGCATACCAAGCGGCATTGAATATAAAGACCATTGAATCGGAAGAATTGCGACAGCAACGGGAAGCATCATCCCGATATACTCCGAATGTTAGAGATTATTTTCGGGCTGATATTCAGAAACAAATCCAAATTATTAATCTGCGAATGGCGGAGTTTAAAATCAGTCGTTACTTGCTGAATATTTCTAATAAAGCTTTTTTGGAAAAACTGAGAGTTATTGATGATGTGCTGGGTAATTACAAAAATTTAGAACCTGATGATTCATCGGCATTGCTTCCCACCCAGCCGGAGCCACAGCCGGTTAACCCTGATTTTAAAACTGTAATCGTCAAGGCGAATATATCCGCTCCCAATCAAAGTTCTGAAAAAATGGATAATCTCACGGATAAAACTGGGGTGCTGCCCCGGTCAATTGGCAGAACCTTTAAAAAAATTAAGACCGATTTAAATCCTAATGCGGAAGCAGAGGTTATTCAGAAATTTCGCAGTTCTAGAAATAAAACCAAAACATCTATCTCGTTTTTGGTGGTGCTGATTCTGGTGCCAATTTTAACCCAGCACGTTTCAAAAATATTTATATTTTCTCCTTTAGTTAATCAATATTTTGAAAATGAAACAGGACAAATATTTCTCAATTATGAGATGAAGGAGGAGGCATTTCAAGAGTTGCAGGCATTTGAAGAGGAAATCAAATTTACCAGCTTACTTGGGGCAACTCCCAAGCTTTCTGTTGAGGAGATAGAGTCTTTGGTTAAAGAGAAAGCCGTGGAAATTGCCGAAGACTTTCGCGGCAAAAGTCGCAGTGCGGTGAGTAATATTTTTGCGGATATTCTGGCGACGTTTTCTTTTGGTTTAATTTTGGTGACTAATCGAAAAAAAATTGCGGTACTGAAGTCTTTTTTAGATGAAATTGTGTATGGGTTGAGTGATAGCGCGAAGGCGTTTGTGATTATTTTGTTTACGGATATTTTTGTGGGGTTCCACTCCCCCCACGGTTGGGAGGTAGTTTTGGAGGGGTTGGCAACGCATTTGGGGATAGCGGCAAATAAAAGTGCGATTTCTCTGTTTATTGCCACGGTGCCGGTGGTTTTGGATACGGTATTTAAGTATTGGATATTCCGCTATCTCAGCCGCATTTCTCCTTCGGCGGTGGCGACGTTGAGAAATATGAATGAGTGA
- a CDS encoding cell wall metabolism sensor histidine kinase WalK produces the protein MSYLLVFASILVVFAIAVRGIFTRILMRQLTETLRALAEGSAAVAFEQGKIQFNHINDNFFYERDLMQHEQTLQWFDRAGNLMAQQGVYIVNLPLEKREAVQFQETPRLEAVTLPMMGSNGGEIVGYVRASQSLTEVDQIIQKLDCGLAGGILMALLLSGAGGVWLTRQAMQPIEDSFQRLKQFTADASHEMRSPLMAIKSNVMVALRYPEGMRNTDGEKFEAIASATNQMTQLTEDLLFLARTDGHADLSVQILRRDWENVDLTTTLQKLINLYQTQAEAKQIKLYGRIRENLYVAGDEGQLTRLFVNLIQNALHYTTAGGTISLSAINFGVYIEVEVRDTGVGIAEEDVEKVFERFWRADRTRAYGQGGSGLGLAIARAIVQQHKGAIDVTSQLGIGSCFTVRLPASSPT, from the coding sequence ATGTCGTATCTACTGGTGTTTGCCTCTATTCTGGTGGTGTTTGCGATCGCCGTGCGGGGGATATTTACGCGGATTCTGATGCGCCAACTGACAGAGACGTTAAGGGCATTGGCGGAAGGGTCGGCGGCGGTAGCGTTTGAACAGGGAAAAATTCAATTTAATCATATTAATGATAATTTTTTCTATGAACGGGATTTGATGCAACACGAACAGACCCTACAGTGGTTTGATCGGGCGGGAAATTTGATGGCTCAACAAGGAGTCTATATCGTGAATTTGCCTTTGGAGAAAAGAGAGGCAGTTCAATTTCAGGAGACACCGAGGCTTGAGGCGGTAACTCTGCCAATGATGGGGAGTAATGGCGGTGAGATTGTGGGGTACGTTAGAGCGAGTCAATCTTTAACCGAGGTGGATCAAATCATTCAAAAGTTGGATTGCGGATTGGCTGGGGGAATTTTGATGGCCTTGCTTTTGAGTGGGGCAGGGGGTGTCTGGCTGACTCGTCAGGCGATGCAGCCGATCGAGGATAGTTTTCAGCGGTTAAAACAGTTTACGGCGGATGCTTCCCACGAAATGCGTAGTCCTCTGATGGCGATTAAAAGTAATGTGATGGTGGCTTTGCGGTATCCAGAGGGGATGCGGAACACCGATGGGGAAAAATTTGAGGCGATCGCCAGCGCCACCAACCAGATGACGCAGCTTACGGAAGATTTACTCTTTTTAGCACGCACCGATGGTCATGCCGACCTATCGGTGCAAATACTCCGCCGAGATTGGGAGAATGTGGATTTAACAACCACTTTACAAAAGTTAATCAATCTTTATCAGACACAAGCTGAGGCAAAGCAAATTAAATTATATGGAAGGATTAGGGAAAATCTGTATGTTGCCGGAGATGAGGGGCAGCTAACACGGTTGTTTGTGAATTTGATTCAAAATGCTTTGCACTACACCACGGCAGGAGGAACAATATCACTGAGTGCGATTAACTTTGGGGTTTATATTGAGGTGGAAGTGCGGGATACAGGGGTAGGGATTGCTGAGGAAGATGTGGAAAAGGTGTTTGAGCGCTTTTGGCGAGCCGATCGCACTCGCGCTTATGGGCAAGGAGGGTCTGGTTTGGGGTTAGCGATCGCCCGGGCGATCGTCCAGCAACATAAAGGGGCGATCGATGTCACCAGCCAATTGGGAATAGGCAGTTGTTTCACCGTCCGATTGCCCGCATCTTCCCCCACCTAA
- a CDS encoding response regulator transcription factor, with the protein MKILVVEDDDRIARPIAEDLKHQHYIVDVVCDGQQGWEYAQTVEYDLILLDLMLPKLDGIRLCKHLRSNNYRGFILMITARDTTTDKVMGLDAGADDYLVKPFELEELSARIRAVSRRSPEIRPAILSYGNLQLNPSNHEVTCNGKPLALTPKEYTLLKFFLSNPHKVLTRGGLLDKLWELDKSSGEETVKTHLTNLRRKLKVAGIEEELISTVYGVGYRFSPK; encoded by the coding sequence ATGAAAATCTTGGTTGTAGAAGATGATGATAGAATTGCTCGGCCTATAGCGGAAGACTTAAAACACCAGCATTATATTGTGGATGTGGTGTGCGATGGGCAACAAGGTTGGGAATATGCCCAAACAGTAGAGTATGATCTAATCTTGTTGGATTTAATGCTGCCGAAATTAGATGGAATCCGTCTGTGCAAACATTTGCGTAGCAATAATTACAGGGGTTTTATTTTAATGATTACGGCGCGGGATACCACCACGGATAAAGTCATGGGGTTAGATGCTGGGGCTGATGATTATTTAGTCAAACCGTTTGAACTGGAAGAATTATCGGCGCGAATTCGGGCTGTCTCCCGGCGTAGTCCTGAAATCCGCCCCGCGATTTTAAGTTATGGAAATTTGCAACTCAATCCCAGTAACCATGAGGTGACTTGTAACGGTAAACCTCTAGCGCTAACCCCGAAAGAATATACCTTATTAAAGTTTTTTTTGAGCAACCCCCATAAAGTTTTAACCAGGGGAGGGTTGTTGGATAAATTGTGGGAATTAGATAAGTCATCGGGAGAAGAAACGGTAAAGACTCACCTGACAAATTTGCGCCGCAAGCTGAAAGTTGCGGGAATTGAAGAGGAATTGATTTCGACGGTTTACGGGGTTGGCTATCGATTTTCTCCTAAATAA
- a CDS encoding glucokinase, protein MTLLLVGDVGGTKTLLRLVEMPTGETSTTASQQKNLYEALYTSQEYPDLVPMVREFLQAAAAASGSSPTPTKACFAIAGPVVGHTSVLTNLAWSLTTERLEQELNIAHVSLINDFAAVGYGLLSLTPEDILTLQPGRPQSTAPIAVIGAGTGLGEGFLVRLLDDYHVYATEGGHADFAPRTDMEFELLQYFHQHYHLDRVSVERVVSGQGIVTIYQFLCDRAQDLDRDRLSAASEHSTNLGANLTKKDRHLSAAEISQAALEKSNPICQQTMELFIEAYGAEAGNLALKLLPYGGLYLAGGIAAKILPLIKEGDRFLNAFKQKGRMSSLLERIPVHIVKNPQVGLQGAAVCASRL, encoded by the coding sequence ATGACTTTATTACTGGTCGGCGATGTTGGCGGCACAAAAACTCTATTGCGGTTGGTGGAAATGCCCACGGGGGAAACATCTACTACTGCTTCTCAGCAGAAAAATCTCTATGAAGCACTTTATACCAGTCAGGAATATCCTGATTTGGTGCCAATGGTGCGAGAATTTCTGCAAGCAGCCGCCGCAGCATCGGGCAGTTCTCCCACCCCTACTAAGGCTTGTTTTGCGATCGCCGGGCCAGTGGTGGGCCATACCTCAGTCTTAACTAATTTGGCATGGTCTTTGACTACCGAACGATTGGAACAAGAACTGAATATTGCCCATGTGAGTTTAATTAACGATTTTGCAGCGGTGGGTTATGGGCTGTTGAGTCTGACCCCAGAAGATATTTTAACTTTGCAACCGGGTAGACCCCAGTCAACGGCACCCATTGCCGTTATTGGTGCCGGGACTGGATTGGGAGAAGGATTTTTAGTTCGCTTGTTAGATGATTATCATGTGTATGCCACCGAGGGGGGTCATGCGGATTTTGCCCCTCGTACCGATATGGAGTTTGAATTGTTGCAATATTTCCACCAGCACTATCATTTGGATCGGGTATCCGTAGAACGAGTGGTTTCTGGACAGGGCATTGTGACGATTTATCAGTTTTTATGCGATCGCGCCCAAGACCTCGATCGCGATCGCTTATCTGCTGCCAGCGAACATTCGACAAATCTGGGGGCAAATCTGACCAAAAAAGACCGCCATCTTTCCGCTGCGGAAATTTCTCAAGCGGCTTTAGAGAAAAGTAATCCCATTTGCCAGCAAACGATGGAATTATTTATCGAAGCTTACGGGGCAGAAGCGGGAAATCTCGCTTTAAAATTACTCCCTTATGGTGGCTTATATTTAGCCGGAGGAATTGCCGCCAAAATCTTGCCCTTAATTAAAGAAGGCGATCGCTTTTTGAACGCCTTTAAACAAAAAGGCCGTATGAGCTCTTTATTAGAAAGAATCCCCGTCCATATCGTCAAAAATCCCCAAGTGGGACTCCAAGGGGCGGCGGTTTGTGCGTCACGCTTATAA